One window from the genome of Pedobacter schmidteae encodes:
- a CDS encoding DUF4249 domain-containing protein, translating into MKKFLLPFIWLYVFSIAQCKDDYEPDIVSASPKYLVVDGSIVVGENSSTKIRLSYTLNLSDTAKVIPDSTAKLTVEVEGGPNYNLAHQKSGNYIIDGLNIPAGKNVRLKIQSGNKVYASSYVPVKTTPAIDSIGFTRQRGDFQVFVNTHDAAAQARYYRWVYDGTYEYNSQYYAYNKFRIEDSSLIPVNNKEREKLYRCWQQDPSNQIFITSTDHLNIDEVYQASLKRFDFGDEKLAVGYSINVYQYTLTREAYKYFENIRKITEQLGGLFDPLPSELKGNIRNINDPKEIVIGFITASTVSTKRRYFSRPADWKYEFNCSYADTVKDFSKAGLYSYFGPYRGYPVYIDNSTLKPLAAILNYRCIDCSLRGGTNERPSFWPY; encoded by the coding sequence ATGAAGAAATTCCTTTTACCCTTCATTTGGTTATACGTTTTTTCTATTGCGCAATGTAAAGATGATTACGAACCCGATATTGTGAGTGCTTCTCCAAAGTATTTAGTTGTAGACGGTAGCATTGTTGTTGGTGAAAATTCATCTACAAAAATTAGGCTATCCTACACGCTAAATTTGTCAGATACAGCAAAAGTGATTCCAGATTCTACAGCTAAACTAACAGTTGAAGTCGAGGGTGGCCCTAACTATAATCTTGCTCATCAAAAATCAGGTAATTACATAATTGACGGTTTAAATATCCCTGCTGGGAAAAATGTACGGTTGAAAATTCAATCGGGAAACAAAGTCTATGCGTCATCCTATGTTCCTGTTAAAACAACACCGGCTATTGATAGCATCGGGTTTACCCGTCAACGAGGCGACTTTCAGGTGTTTGTAAATACACATGATGCGGCCGCTCAAGCACGCTATTATCGTTGGGTATATGATGGCACCTATGAATATAACTCACAGTATTATGCATATAATAAATTTCGGATTGAAGATTCAAGCCTCATACCTGTTAACAATAAGGAGCGCGAAAAATTGTATCGTTGTTGGCAACAAGACCCAAGTAACCAAATTTTCATCACATCCACCGACCACCTTAATATCGATGAGGTTTATCAAGCATCATTAAAACGGTTTGATTTTGGTGATGAAAAACTAGCTGTTGGTTACAGTATTAATGTATATCAATATACGCTCACACGTGAAGCGTATAAGTACTTTGAGAATATTCGTAAGATAACAGAACAGTTGGGAGGCTTATTTGACCCTTTACCTAGTGAATTGAAGGGGAATATTAGAAATATAAATGATCCTAAAGAGATCGTGATAGGCTTTATAACTGCTTCTACAGTAAGTACAAAACGACGATATTTTAGTAGGCCCGCCGATTGGAAATATGAGTTTAATTGCTCTTATGCAGATACAGTGAAAGATTTTTCCAAAGCGGGACTGTATTCCTATTTCGGGCCATACCGTGGTTATCCGGTTTATATCGATAACAGTACCTTAAAACCACTAGCTGCTATTTTAAATTATAGATGCATTGATTGCAGCCTACGTGGTGGTACAAATGAGCGTCCTTCTTTCTGGCCCTATTAA
- a CDS encoding carboxypeptidase-like regulatory domain-containing protein, with protein MKYFFFIVVMLMAAGYRHAHAQTILDQKISIQFDSVGIDQFVEAIEAKANCHFYYNKRAFDSFFVKHTFYDEKIKEILNKSFFDYKIYYAADDDGSIYLTTEKPIVLALGEYIPLPIEAGAATKREAGSKKINNDVYSPLKRAAFEENKIYDIGYKSSTFNSGNATLAGYVKHSKSGEGVSGASISVLGSTTRTVTDQFGYYSITLPKGPHTIKVNFIGLEDTKRNINLYSDGKLNIAMVDFITALNVVTISTEKSSNVKSTVMGAQKISIKNVKQLPRLLGEADLVRVLLTLPGVTSVGEGSTGMNVRGGAVDQNLVLFDGATIFNPAHFFGFFSGFNAEVVKDAELYKSSIPVKYGSRLSSVLEVVTREGNRNKISGSGGIGPLSGNVTLEGPIGKKTSFIIGGRSTYSDWTLGLLENEQFRHSSAKFYDANLRITHDINDKNTVYLTGYKSGDRFKLDGDTTYRYGNSNAVLKWKHNFNNRLFSVFAVGYDHYDFNMISDRNTINDYHFNFNIGQVHGKAEFVYTPNAKHKFEAGLSAIRISSNPGDYKAIGKGAAIPVHIQQENALETALYFSDNYTINPNLSFNLGFRANMYNYLGPREVYQYAQAKPRTEESITDTLPRTGNIKNYFGFEPRISVRYSFSANASIKLSYNRTRQNIHMLSNTTAVNPTDTWKLSDEYIRPQIGDQLAIGYFRNFKDNSIETSLEVYYKRIQHALTYKNAAKLLLNSHIETDVANATGKAYGLELLIKKTAGKLNGWISYTYSRTLMKMDDPLVEEPINKGNYFPADYDKPHVFNFISNYKFSHRFSVSLTANYATGRPITMPVARYYYGGSYRMLYDDRNNSRVPDYFRTDLSINIEGNHKVKKLFHSSFTLGVYNLTGRRNPYSVYFTAENGKINGYKLSIIGTAIPFATYNFKF; from the coding sequence ATGAAGTATTTCTTTTTTATTGTAGTCATGCTCATGGCTGCTGGCTATCGCCATGCACATGCCCAAACTATCTTGGATCAAAAAATATCCATCCAATTCGATAGTGTTGGAATTGACCAATTTGTAGAGGCTATTGAAGCAAAAGCAAATTGCCATTTTTATTACAATAAAAGGGCCTTTGATAGCTTTTTTGTGAAGCATACGTTCTATGATGAGAAAATTAAAGAGATTTTAAATAAATCCTTTTTTGACTATAAAATTTACTATGCTGCTGATGACGACGGGAGTATATATTTAACTACAGAAAAACCTATTGTACTTGCTTTAGGTGAGTACATTCCTTTGCCCATTGAAGCCGGTGCGGCAACCAAGAGAGAGGCAGGCAGCAAAAAAATTAATAATGACGTATACAGTCCTTTAAAAAGAGCGGCGTTCGAAGAAAACAAAATTTATGACATAGGTTATAAATCTTCAACGTTTAACTCTGGTAATGCTACATTGGCTGGATATGTTAAACATTCAAAATCTGGTGAAGGTGTAAGTGGTGCAAGTATCTCGGTACTTGGTAGCACAACAAGAACTGTAACCGACCAATTCGGTTACTACTCGATAACACTGCCCAAAGGCCCGCATACAATAAAAGTAAATTTCATAGGGCTTGAGGATACAAAAAGAAATATTAATCTATATAGTGATGGTAAACTGAATATTGCGATGGTTGATTTTATTACCGCATTAAATGTCGTAACAATATCAACAGAGAAATCAAGCAATGTGAAATCCACCGTAATGGGTGCGCAAAAAATTTCCATTAAGAATGTGAAACAACTGCCCCGGCTCCTTGGAGAAGCAGATTTGGTACGAGTCCTATTAACTCTACCGGGCGTAACCAGTGTTGGTGAAGGCAGCACCGGGATGAATGTACGCGGTGGCGCCGTGGATCAAAACCTCGTTCTATTTGATGGAGCCACAATCTTTAACCCCGCGCATTTCTTTGGCTTTTTTTCCGGCTTTAACGCAGAAGTAGTTAAAGATGCGGAATTATATAAAAGTAGCATACCCGTAAAATATGGCAGTCGCTTGTCCTCTGTACTGGAAGTCGTAACCCGTGAAGGGAACCGTAACAAAATTTCAGGTTCAGGTGGTATTGGGCCGCTATCAGGTAATGTAACCTTGGAAGGCCCGATAGGGAAAAAAACATCTTTTATTATCGGGGGGCGTTCTACCTATTCTGATTGGACACTTGGGTTACTCGAGAATGAACAATTCAGACACAGCAGCGCGAAATTCTATGATGCGAACCTGCGCATTACTCATGATATCAATGATAAAAATACAGTTTACTTAACGGGCTACAAAAGTGGTGATCGGTTTAAGCTGGATGGGGATACAACGTATAGGTATGGCAATTCAAATGCGGTGCTAAAATGGAAACACAATTTCAATAATCGCTTGTTCAGTGTTTTCGCCGTTGGATACGACCATTACGATTTTAATATGATAAGTGATAGGAATACTATCAATGATTATCATTTTAATTTCAATATTGGACAGGTTCACGGCAAAGCCGAGTTTGTCTATACGCCCAACGCTAAACATAAATTTGAGGCAGGCTTGTCTGCCATTCGGATTAGCTCGAATCCGGGTGATTATAAGGCGATCGGAAAAGGAGCAGCAATACCGGTACATATACAACAAGAAAATGCCCTGGAAACAGCATTGTATTTTTCTGATAATTATACGATCAATCCTAATCTATCCTTTAACCTTGGTTTTAGGGCAAACATGTATAATTATCTCGGCCCGCGCGAGGTATATCAATATGCGCAGGCAAAACCAAGAACAGAGGAGTCAATTACCGATACGCTACCGCGTACTGGTAATATCAAGAATTATTTCGGTTTTGAACCACGCATTTCTGTGCGTTATAGTTTTTCTGCAAACGCAAGTATAAAACTGTCATACAACCGCACCAGGCAGAATATTCACATGCTAAGTAATACTACCGCTGTGAATCCAACAGACACATGGAAACTAAGTGACGAATATATCCGCCCGCAAATCGGAGATCAGTTAGCCATCGGCTATTTTAGAAACTTCAAGGACAATTCCATTGAAACATCACTGGAAGTATATTATAAGCGTATTCAACATGCTTTGACATATAAGAACGCCGCGAAACTGCTTTTAAACTCACACATTGAAACCGATGTAGCTAATGCTACCGGTAAAGCCTACGGCCTTGAACTTTTGATAAAGAAAACAGCCGGAAAACTCAATGGCTGGATCAGCTATACCTATTCAAGAACACTAATGAAAATGGACGACCCGTTGGTGGAAGAACCTATCAACAAGGGAAATTATTTTCCAGCGGATTACGATAAACCACATGTTTTCAATTTTATCAGTAATTACAAGTTCTCACATCGTTTTAGTGTGTCTTTAACTGCAAATTATGCAACTGGCAGACCCATTACGATGCCGGTGGCAAGGTATTACTATGGCGGTTCTTATCGCATGTTATATGACGATAGGAATAACAGCCGTGTTCCCGACTATTTCAGAACCGACCTATCCATAAATATAGAAGGGAACCATAAGGTGAAAAAGCTATTTCATAGCAGTTTCACCTTAGGTGTATATAACTTAACCGGCAGACGCAACCCGTATTCCGTTTATTTTACTGCCGAAAACGGTAAAATTAATGGTTATAAATTATCGATAATCGGCACGGCAATACCATTTGCCACATACAACTTTAAATTTTAA
- a CDS encoding helix-turn-helix domain-containing protein gives MRTTRDELITVKDLESFKEELKDFLTLLFSHTGKGLLQNEDQFLKSKEVMKLLSCSAGTLHTMRINEKIPAKKIGGVWYYSKNAISKVLNEHE, from the coding sequence ATGAGAACAACTCGTGATGAACTAATTACAGTAAAGGATTTAGAATCGTTTAAAGAAGAATTAAAAGACTTTCTAACCCTGCTCTTTAGCCATACTGGCAAAGGGTTACTGCAAAACGAAGATCAATTTCTAAAATCTAAGGAAGTAATGAAACTACTTTCCTGTAGCGCAGGAACATTACATACTATGCGGATCAATGAAAAAATTCCTGCAAAAAAAATCGGTGGGGTGTGGTATTACTCTAAAAACGCAATTTCAAAAGTTTTGAACGAACATGAGTAA
- a CDS encoding site-specific integrase, producing MKVNEKLFLTLYLKKIKGRNNQCREERAIMLRIHIAGPPAEISVCNILPKNWNAYGKCAKGNSTDAVRINNAIKRTLTSVENHYEKLTKGSTAITAKLLKLAYDGKLDKKRECETFLQALDFKITRFEAFVKVGKRAKTTLNKWKATRNKVVEFLKWNKKIPDILLDDMSYAFAEDLLDFLMIEGNLQQNSAMKYLKNCKEVLKMAVQRKWLIVNPLLSFKCPYLPTTRVILNPKELYDLINTQMRVQRLEEVRDAFVFQCFTGYAFKDIYSLTPENIKLHFDGEEWLVKDRHKSLNGVVCAENVPLLPIVKEIIEKYKNHPCRLRHNRLLPVNALSNYNGYLKEIAAICGIEKKLTTHVARHTFATTVLLCNGVPIETVMVLLGHKNIRSTQIYAKITAMKISEDWSIFLNAIMNRTKNIIPISYIQSRPVAV from the coding sequence ATGAAAGTCAATGAAAAATTATTTTTGACCTTGTATTTAAAAAAAATTAAAGGCCGTAACAATCAATGTAGAGAAGAAAGGGCGATAATGTTGCGAATCCACATCGCTGGCCCTCCTGCTGAAATTTCAGTTTGTAATATCCTTCCAAAAAATTGGAATGCTTATGGAAAATGTGCAAAAGGTAACTCAACAGATGCAGTAAGAATCAATAACGCCATTAAGCGGACGCTTACAAGCGTAGAAAACCATTATGAGAAACTTACTAAAGGCTCCACAGCAATTACAGCAAAGCTATTAAAATTGGCCTACGATGGAAAGCTCGACAAGAAAAGAGAATGTGAAACGTTTCTTCAAGCCCTTGATTTTAAAATAACCCGATTTGAGGCTTTTGTGAAAGTAGGAAAAAGGGCTAAAACAACGTTGAACAAATGGAAGGCCACAAGGAATAAAGTGGTGGAATTTCTCAAATGGAATAAAAAGATACCAGACATTTTACTTGATGATATGAGCTATGCCTTTGCAGAGGATTTACTCGATTTTTTAATGATCGAAGGTAATCTTCAACAAAACTCCGCGATGAAGTACCTAAAAAACTGCAAAGAAGTGCTTAAAATGGCAGTTCAAAGAAAATGGCTTATTGTAAACCCGCTTCTTAGTTTTAAATGTCCCTATCTGCCAACTACGCGTGTAATTCTAAATCCCAAAGAATTATATGATTTAATAAACACGCAAATGCGTGTACAAAGATTGGAGGAAGTAAGGGATGCATTTGTATTTCAGTGCTTCACCGGTTATGCTTTCAAGGATATTTATAGCCTAACGCCTGAAAACATCAAACTCCATTTTGACGGGGAAGAGTGGCTCGTAAAAGACCGACACAAATCGCTTAATGGAGTTGTATGTGCAGAAAATGTACCGCTTTTACCAATTGTAAAGGAAATAATTGAAAAGTACAAGAACCATCCTTGTAGACTTAGGCATAACCGCCTGTTGCCGGTTAATGCGCTATCCAATTATAATGGATACCTAAAGGAAATTGCTGCGATATGTGGTATCGAGAAAAAATTAACCACACACGTTGCCAGGCACACATTTGCAACTACTGTATTGCTCTGTAATGGCGTTCCTATTGAAACGGTTATGGTGTTATTAGGCCATAAAAATATTAGATCGACGCAAATTTATGCCAAAATCACAGCTATGAAGATCAGTGAAGATTGGAGTATATTCCTAAATGCGATTATGAATCGCACAAAAAATATCATCCCGATTTCTTACATTCAATCGCGTCCAGTGGCGGTGTAG
- a CDS encoding HEPN domain-containing protein, producing the protein MKMKHASNPLNEVHFRELILLLAEKFDPIQIICFSRRFSSAEINGCFINSSLIQNGHYALLMVTEGQNRIDSEVQDYANAHYKQGTVTILCHSRATIEEAIKANSRFFIGVYTKGELLYSQNGLPEFCFDAPFVSFEAADAAKKHFNQRLPLAEGFLHGAAQCLSKDQDKVCVFMLHQVMEQACIALIRVHIAYRLEMHNLHRLLRLSLCFSDRPYKVFVTGIADDERLFDILIKSYSQARYKDSFSVDKQDAELLYDRVSTFLTLVREMCESKIAELQQEADLYENALLKEA; encoded by the coding sequence ATGAAAATGAAGCATGCATCCAACCCATTAAATGAAGTTCATTTTAGGGAACTCATTTTATTACTTGCTGAAAAGTTTGATCCGATTCAGATCATTTGTTTTAGTCGACGGTTTTCATCAGCTGAAATTAATGGTTGTTTTATCAATTCATCATTAATTCAAAACGGGCATTACGCCTTACTTATGGTTACTGAGGGGCAAAATCGTATAGATTCTGAAGTACAGGATTATGCTAACGCACACTATAAACAAGGTACAGTTACGATTCTTTGCCATAGCCGGGCTACTATTGAAGAGGCTATTAAGGCTAACAGTCGTTTTTTCATCGGGGTTTATACAAAGGGAGAACTATTATATAGTCAGAATGGCTTGCCGGAGTTTTGTTTTGATGCCCCTTTTGTTAGTTTCGAGGCTGCAGATGCTGCGAAAAAACATTTTAACCAACGTTTGCCCTTAGCTGAAGGCTTTTTGCATGGAGCCGCACAATGTTTGTCAAAAGATCAGGATAAGGTTTGTGTGTTTATGCTTCATCAGGTAATGGAACAAGCTTGTATCGCTTTGATTAGGGTACATATTGCTTATCGTTTGGAAATGCATAATTTACACCGATTGCTTCGCCTGAGCCTTTGTTTTTCTGATCGGCCATACAAGGTATTCGTTACTGGTATAGCTGATGACGAAAGGCTTTTCGATATTTTGATAAAAAGTTATTCCCAGGCTCGTTATAAAGACAGTTTCTCTGTAGATAAACAAGATGCAGAGTTACTTTACGATCGCGTTTCGACTTTTTTAACGCTTGTTAGGGAAATGTGCGAAAGTAAAATTGCTGAACTACAACAGGAGGCAGACCTGTATGAAAACGCTTTGTTAAAAGAAGCTTGA
- a CDS encoding helix-turn-helix domain-containing protein — translation METTTKNNKVHIGRKISRIREIRGIKQDALATELGVSQQAISKIEQSEEVEDSTLEKIAAVLGLTIDGIKNFSEEGITNYFNTFNDNSGSGAFFSSTNHHCTFNPIDKVVELYNEKVELLERLLQSEREKVEILKGNTK, via the coding sequence ATGGAAACCACAACTAAAAACAACAAGGTGCATATTGGCAGAAAAATTAGTCGCATTCGTGAAATACGGGGCATTAAGCAAGATGCACTTGCTACAGAATTAGGTGTAAGTCAACAGGCCATCTCAAAAATCGAGCAAAGCGAAGAAGTTGAAGATTCTACACTAGAAAAGATTGCGGCAGTGTTGGGTCTTACTATAGATGGAATTAAAAACTTCAGTGAAGAAGGCATTACAAATTATTTTAACACCTTTAACGACAACAGTGGATCCGGTGCTTTTTTCTCATCAACCAATCATCACTGTACATTCAATCCAATAGACAAGGTTGTAGAACTTTACAACGAAAAAGTAGAACTTTTGGAACGTCTTCTCCAAAGCGAGCGTGAAAAAGTTGAAATTCTTAAAGGGAATACAAAATAA
- the metG gene encoding methionine--tRNA ligase, which produces MDNSKIKRYTVTAALPYTNGPVHIGHLAGVYLPADTYVRYLRSNKRDVKFICGSDENGVPITLKAKKEGVTPQVVVDKYHKIIGDSFKEFGVSFDIYHRTSSLMHHQTAADFFETLYKKGVFTEEVTEQYYDEKAQTFLADRYITGTCPKCGNENAYGDQCENCGSTLNATDLINPKSTLSGEPPVRKETKNWFLPLDKYEDQLRTYIDGHKEWKPNVFGQCQSWLNAGLQPRAMTRDLDWGVKVPVKDAEGKVLYVWFDAPIGYISATKELFEYGRLGIWNPIADEYYINQNVTHNGNWEDYWKDDETKLVHFIGKDNIVFHCIIFPAMLMAHGGYTLADNVPANEFLNLEGQKISTSKNWAVWLNEYLVEFKDKQDVLRYVLTATAPETKDNDFTWKDFQARNNNELVAIFGNFINRVVVLTHKYFNGKVPMCMHITPEDQEVIDELAAAPAKISASIENYRFREALGEVMNVARLGNKYLADTEPWKVIKTDEDRVRTILNISLQIAANLEILIEPFLPFTADKLMKMLNYGGHTWESAGQINLLHRGHQLNEPVLLFEKIEDEAVQAQIDKLNQSKVDNNAAAVVAAPAKENIQFEQFTSVDIRVATIVAAEKVEKTKKLLKLTLDTGIDQRTVVSGIAEYYKPEEIIGQQVSLVVNLAPREIKGIVSQGMILMSEDADGKLAFVAPIAKHNNGSVIR; this is translated from the coding sequence TTGGATAACAGTAAAATAAAAAGATATACCGTTACAGCGGCCTTGCCCTATACTAACGGACCAGTACACATAGGCCATTTAGCAGGTGTTTATTTACCTGCCGATACCTATGTAAGGTATCTGCGCTCTAATAAAAGAGATGTAAAATTTATTTGTGGTTCTGATGAAAATGGAGTTCCAATTACGCTGAAAGCGAAAAAAGAAGGCGTAACCCCACAGGTTGTGGTGGATAAATACCATAAAATCATAGGCGATTCTTTTAAAGAATTTGGTGTTTCTTTTGATATTTATCACCGCACCTCGTCGCTGATGCACCATCAGACTGCTGCCGATTTTTTTGAAACCCTGTACAAAAAAGGCGTTTTTACAGAAGAGGTTACTGAACAATATTACGACGAAAAAGCGCAGACCTTTCTGGCCGATCGTTACATTACCGGAACTTGTCCGAAATGTGGAAATGAGAATGCTTATGGCGATCAGTGCGAAAACTGCGGCAGTACTTTAAATGCTACAGACCTGATCAATCCAAAATCGACCCTTTCTGGTGAACCTCCGGTAAGGAAAGAAACCAAAAACTGGTTTTTGCCATTGGACAAATACGAAGATCAGCTCCGGACCTATATTGATGGCCATAAGGAGTGGAAACCAAATGTTTTTGGACAATGCCAATCCTGGTTAAACGCCGGGTTACAGCCACGTGCCATGACCCGAGACCTGGACTGGGGTGTAAAAGTGCCGGTAAAGGATGCTGAAGGAAAAGTACTATATGTATGGTTCGATGCACCTATTGGCTATATTTCGGCTACCAAAGAACTGTTTGAATACGGCCGCCTGGGCATCTGGAACCCTATAGCTGATGAATATTACATCAACCAAAATGTAACACACAACGGCAATTGGGAAGACTACTGGAAAGATGACGAAACCAAGCTGGTACACTTTATTGGAAAGGACAATATCGTTTTCCATTGTATCATTTTCCCGGCCATGCTGATGGCCCACGGAGGTTATACTTTGGCTGACAATGTGCCTGCAAACGAATTCCTGAACCTGGAAGGCCAGAAAATTTCCACCTCAAAAAACTGGGCTGTTTGGTTAAATGAGTACCTGGTTGAATTTAAAGATAAACAGGACGTATTGCGTTATGTGTTGACCGCTACAGCGCCCGAAACTAAGGACAATGATTTTACCTGGAAAGATTTCCAGGCCAGAAATAACAATGAACTGGTTGCTATTTTCGGCAATTTCATCAACCGCGTAGTGGTGCTAACCCATAAGTATTTTAATGGTAAAGTGCCTATGTGTATGCACATTACTCCCGAAGATCAGGAGGTAATAGATGAACTGGCTGCTGCTCCGGCAAAAATCAGTGCTTCTATTGAAAACTATCGCTTCAGGGAAGCCTTAGGAGAGGTTATGAACGTGGCCCGACTAGGAAATAAATACCTGGCCGACACCGAGCCATGGAAGGTGATTAAAACAGACGAAGACAGGGTGCGCACCATCCTGAACATCAGTTTGCAGATTGCTGCCAACCTGGAGATATTAATTGAGCCTTTTTTACCTTTTACGGCAGATAAGCTGATGAAAATGCTGAACTACGGTGGGCATACCTGGGAATCGGCAGGTCAGATAAATTTATTGCACAGAGGCCATCAGCTAAACGAGCCGGTGTTGTTGTTCGAAAAAATAGAGGACGAAGCTGTACAGGCCCAGATAGATAAACTAAATCAAAGTAAAGTTGATAATAATGCGGCGGCTGTAGTTGCTGCACCTGCAAAGGAAAATATCCAGTTTGAGCAATTTACCTCGGTTGATATCCGTGTAGCCACCATTGTGGCGGCAGAGAAGGTGGAAAAAACCAAGAAGCTGCTAAAATTGACCCTGGATACAGGAATAGATCAGCGTACGGTAGTTTCGGGTATTGCAGAATACTACAAGCCTGAAGAAATCATCGGACAGCAGGTAAGCCTGGTGGTGAACCTTGCGCCTCGTGAGATTAAGGGCATTGTATCACAAGGGATGATCCTGATGTCGGAAGATGCGGATGGTAAGCTCGCTTTTGTAGCACCTATCGCTAAACATAACAATGGAAGTGTGATCAGGTAA
- a CDS encoding LD-carboxypeptidase: protein MIKQPAYLKKGDKIAIVCPAKKLPGSIAPAIAILQSWGMEVIIGKTVTAQHHQFAGDDELRASDLQGFLDDPEIKAIIAGRGGYGTIRIIDELDFTRFKAHPKWIVGFSDITVLLSHLLAKLKTQSIHGQMPYTFESSTPEALESLRQALFGDHIEYQYTPTFPGRAGVTEGVLTGGNLTLLVAVQGSVSEVDYTDKILFIEDVGEHEYAIDRMMRMLKRAGKLAKLKGLIVGAFNEVADESIPFGASPEQVIWDIVKEYDYPVCFNFPVGHIDDNRAMVVGKVVKLDIQNEKTSLHQLR, encoded by the coding sequence ATGATTAAACAGCCGGCTTATTTAAAAAAGGGCGATAAAATTGCAATTGTCTGTCCAGCCAAGAAACTACCGGGCAGCATTGCCCCTGCAATAGCCATTCTTCAAAGCTGGGGTATGGAGGTGATCATCGGCAAAACCGTTACTGCCCAGCATCATCAGTTTGCGGGCGATGATGAACTGAGGGCTTCAGATTTACAAGGATTTTTAGATGATCCGGAGATAAAGGCAATTATTGCCGGTCGGGGTGGTTATGGAACCATCAGAATTATAGATGAGCTTGATTTTACCCGGTTTAAAGCCCATCCCAAATGGATTGTAGGTTTTAGCGACATTACGGTATTGCTCTCACATCTGCTGGCCAAATTGAAAACGCAAAGTATTCATGGTCAAATGCCTTATACTTTTGAAAGCTCAACCCCGGAGGCGCTTGAATCCTTAAGGCAGGCGCTATTTGGCGACCATATAGAATATCAATACACCCCAACATTTCCGGGCAGGGCTGGCGTTACCGAAGGTGTACTTACCGGAGGCAACCTTACGCTTCTGGTGGCCGTTCAGGGCTCTGTATCGGAAGTAGATTATACAGATAAAATTTTATTTATTGAAGATGTGGGTGAGCATGAATATGCCATAGACCGCATGATGCGTATGCTGAAACGGGCAGGAAAACTGGCCAAATTAAAAGGCCTGATTGTAGGGGCGTTTAATGAGGTAGCCGACGAATCTATCCCTTTTGGCGCCAGTCCGGAGCAGGTGATCTGGGATATTGTAAAGGAATACGATTATCCGGTTTGTTTTAACTTCCCTGTCGGCCATATTGATGACAATAGGGCAATGGTTGTGGGGAAGGTGGTCAAATTAGACATCCAAAATGAAAAAACATCACTACATCAGCTGAGGTAA